Proteins found in one Vallitalea guaymasensis genomic segment:
- a CDS encoding endo-alpha-N-acetylgalactosaminidase family protein: MNKNDWKNVSGDYYDWKKTQKPERPYIHNYSKTLTMKLFCSIPDNRGNSIVACKFDEVLEIIKKIDVITRGIDKIIYLVGWQFQGHDDKYPSWSQVNEDLKREEDDTSFDSLKWLMNEAFNYNTTVSLHINMTDAYKDSPLWDTYIENDLISKNEDGSLLKIGTWNHKDSYQVCYKNEWESGYAVKRIDDLLEMLPIKKAGTVHIDAFFARESKGHDISLDEEQLYRRKIIRYWRDKGIDVTSEFIYREKGIDDLIGLVPMVWHINQNILDYLERPATLLTGGRINRDLKDYDEKLGILFGESIHGEGLLINESDLTVIKPNWENDFIEAFCLEVIPWYFLNQLERLQVKGVVPNRLAYYNNEVVVKENEKQIVCRDMVIKEDTNIFMETYWTTNKEIIAYSVEGYKNKQWRLPESWKSVEEVSVSKITGDGLISLINRVPIRDRLLTLSLEVKEGVLIEPVKE, translated from the coding sequence ATGAATAAAAATGATTGGAAAAATGTATCTGGTGATTATTATGACTGGAAGAAAACCCAAAAACCTGAAAGACCTTATATTCACAACTATTCAAAAACGTTGACAATGAAATTATTTTGTTCTATACCAGATAATAGAGGAAATAGTATTGTAGCTTGTAAATTTGATGAAGTCTTAGAAATAATTAAAAAAATAGATGTTATTACTAGAGGGATAGATAAAATAATTTACCTTGTTGGGTGGCAGTTCCAAGGTCATGATGACAAATATCCATCTTGGTCACAAGTAAATGAAGACTTGAAAAGGGAAGAAGATGATACTTCATTTGATAGTCTGAAATGGTTAATGAATGAAGCTTTCAATTATAATACTACAGTAAGTTTACATATCAATATGACAGATGCATACAAAGATAGTCCATTATGGGATACATATATTGAAAATGATTTGATTTCTAAGAATGAAGATGGTTCCTTATTGAAAATCGGTACATGGAATCATAAAGACTCATATCAGGTTTGTTACAAGAATGAATGGGAAAGTGGATACGCGGTTAAAAGAATTGATGATCTATTAGAAATGTTACCTATTAAAAAAGCTGGTACAGTGCATATAGATGCTTTTTTTGCTAGAGAAAGCAAAGGACATGACATCTCATTAGATGAAGAGCAGCTTTATAGAAGGAAGATTATTAGATACTGGAGAGATAAAGGAATTGATGTAACAAGTGAATTCATATATAGGGAAAAGGGTATTGATGATTTAATTGGTTTAGTTCCAATGGTATGGCATATTAATCAAAATATCCTAGATTACCTAGAACGACCAGCGACACTGTTAACAGGTGGTAGAATCAATAGGGATTTGAAAGATTATGATGAAAAACTTGGTATTCTATTTGGTGAAAGTATTCATGGAGAAGGATTGCTAATCAATGAAAGCGACCTTACAGTTATAAAACCTAATTGGGAAAATGATTTTATTGAAGCATTCTGTCTAGAAGTAATACCATGGTATTTTTTGAATCAGTTAGAGAGATTACAGGTAAAGGGAGTAGTACCTAATAGATTAGCTTATTATAATAATGAAGTGGTTGTTAAAGAAAATGAGAAGCAAATTGTTTGTAGAGATATGGTAATAAAAGAAGACACCAATATCTTTATGGAAACGTATTGGACAACTAATAAAGAAATAATAGCTTACAGTGTTGAGGGGTATAAAAATAAACAATGGCGATTACCTGAAAGTTGGAAAAGTGTAGAAGAAGTGAGTGTAAGTAAAATTACTGGTGATGGGCTAATTTCTTTGATTAATAGAGTACCAATTAGAGATAGATTATTAACATTGAGTTTAGAGGTAAAAGAAGGGGTTTTAATTGAGCCGGTTAAAGAGTAG
- a CDS encoding sensor histidine kinase produces MRDEIIQNVCVTNQNFSYNLNNELKRIITLQYELTNDWDLTKLSTGIGSFNSYEKSQVVLHVRDKISAIKTSSQLIDGIKVVVPSINKTIGTNTIGEITPDCFELINTYKDMDNKQIIYYDNQLLLISEYPQIYYKRGLQPNFLIFATISTSNINKFLDNMSIHEESNGFICSDSREMLMGSNGDNDIHYRIKELIDDEQGKKINLNTRYVKDTYMLTEKIKGKKYLIVYSDTGVEDIKLVRYIPDNVAFGDLNIYSIIMWIFAMVSIFLIIIFSKSLYNTIHEPLKKLVDAFDKIEHIESVVTIEHHRMDEFKYIYDSFNKMSYKLHNLIEQVYKQKILVQKSELKQLQAQINPHFLYNSFIMLKNRIEAEDIEFASEFCSELGSFFMFITRNKKDIVPLKNEVEHAVTYSKIQHARFSNRLTIKLDDLPKVFENLLVPKIILQPILENAFEHTLENMEEGGILEMIYEKNDEYLDIIISDNGKIEDDKIIQMENNLNRTDIEVTGMINIHKRLKLIYSDRYGLVLSRSRYGGLKVTIRIPIEGNEVGTNV; encoded by the coding sequence GTGCGGGATGAGATTATACAGAATGTATGCGTCACCAATCAAAATTTCTCTTATAATCTTAATAATGAACTCAAAAGAATAATTACTTTACAATATGAACTTACTAATGATTGGGATTTAACCAAGCTTAGTACTGGTATTGGTAGTTTTAACAGCTATGAAAAATCTCAGGTTGTTTTACACGTTAGGGATAAGATATCTGCAATTAAAACAAGTAGTCAATTGATTGATGGGATAAAAGTTGTAGTCCCATCAATCAACAAGACTATAGGAACAAATACCATTGGTGAAATTACACCAGATTGTTTTGAACTAATCAATACATACAAAGATATGGATAATAAGCAGATTATTTACTATGACAATCAATTGTTATTAATATCGGAGTACCCCCAGATATATTATAAACGAGGGTTACAACCTAATTTCTTAATCTTTGCAACTATTAGTACATCAAATATCAATAAGTTCTTAGATAATATGAGCATACACGAAGAAAGCAATGGTTTTATATGCAGTGATAGTAGAGAGATGTTAATGGGAAGTAATGGCGATAATGATATACATTACAGGATAAAAGAACTCATAGATGATGAGCAGGGCAAAAAGATTAACCTTAATACTAGATATGTAAAAGATACTTATATGCTTACAGAAAAGATTAAAGGTAAAAAATATCTAATAGTCTATTCAGATACAGGTGTAGAAGATATAAAACTGGTTAGATACATACCTGATAATGTAGCATTTGGAGATCTTAATATATATAGTATCATTATGTGGATATTTGCCATGGTTTCAATATTTCTAATAATAATATTTTCAAAATCCCTCTATAATACTATCCACGAACCGTTAAAAAAACTTGTTGATGCCTTTGATAAAATTGAACATATAGAATCAGTAGTGACTATAGAACATCATAGAATGGACGAATTCAAATATATCTACGATAGTTTTAATAAAATGAGTTACAAATTACATAATCTCATAGAACAAGTGTATAAGCAAAAAATTCTAGTGCAGAAATCTGAGCTAAAACAATTGCAGGCACAGATAAATCCACATTTTCTTTATAATAGTTTTATCATGCTTAAAAACAGAATTGAAGCTGAGGATATTGAATTTGCTTCTGAATTCTGTAGTGAGCTTGGTTCATTTTTCATGTTTATCACTAGAAATAAAAAAGATATTGTACCCCTAAAAAACGAAGTTGAACATGCTGTAACCTATTCCAAGATACAACATGCCCGTTTTTCAAATAGATTGACTATTAAGTTAGATGACCTTCCAAAAGTATTTGAAAACCTTCTTGTACCAAAGATAATCTTGCAGCCTATATTAGAAAATGCATTTGAACATACTCTAGAAAATATGGAAGAAGGGGGTATTCTGGAAATGATATATGAAAAGAATGATGAATATCTAGATATTATCATATCTGATAATGGAAAAATAGAAGATGATAAAATTATTCAAATGGAAAACAATCTAAATAGAACGGATATTGAAGTAACAGGAATGATTAATATACATAAAAGGCTGAAGTTAATATATTCGGACAGATATGGACTGGTTCTTTCAAGGAGTAGATATGGAGGATTAAAGGTAACTATTAGAATTCCAATTGAAGGAAACGAGGTGGGAACTAATGTATAG